A single genomic interval of Lacrimispora sphenoides JCM 1415 harbors:
- a CDS encoding (2Fe-2S)-binding protein has translation MEIEFTLNGKMTYEEIADDTTLFQLLRRKGCYSVKCGCETENCGLCTVLVNGKSRLSCSLLAARANGCEVVTLEGVEKEAKAFGAYLAEEGAEQCGFCSPGLIMNVLAMEMEEVLDEEGIKEYLAGNLCRCSGYMGQLRAIKKYLSRGEKRDEL, from the coding sequence ATGGAGATCGAATTTACACTGAATGGAAAAATGACGTATGAGGAAATCGCAGATGATACCACCTTATTCCAGCTTCTTAGAAGGAAGGGCTGCTACAGCGTAAAATGTGGATGTGAAACAGAAAACTGCGGGCTTTGTACGGTGCTGGTAAATGGAAAATCAAGGCTGTCCTGCTCATTATTAGCTGCCAGGGCAAATGGCTGTGAGGTAGTGACCTTAGAAGGCGTGGAAAAGGAAGCGAAGGCGTTTGGAGCATATCTGGCGGAAGAAGGAGCAGAGCAGTGCGGTTTCTGCAGCCCTGGGCTTATTATGAACGTGCTGGCAATGGAGATGGAAGAGGTCCTTGATGAAGAGGGGATTAAAGAGTATCTTGCCGGAAACTTATGCCGGTGCAGCGGCTATATGGGACAGCTTCGGGCTATAAAGAAATATTTAAGCAGAGGAGAAAAAAGGGATGAATTATAA
- a CDS encoding FAD binding domain-containing protein, which yields MIRFKNYVKAENLEEAFALNQKKSSVIGGGMMWLKVQSRVRMTLVDLSGLGLDGIEEREDEFSIGTMCTLRQLETHEGLNACFNGVFKECTRSIVGVQFRNGATIGGSVFGRFGFSDIITCLLALDTYVELYKGGLVPLEEFCRMKSDRDILVRIHIKKDGRKAAYTSQRISKTDFPVIACCVARKAGKLYVSVGARPAKAELVVLDDSQDCLKEELVKIASEGFTYGTNMRGSGAYRKHLAEIYIKRLLEALDQEER from the coding sequence ATGATTCGATTTAAAAATTATGTAAAAGCAGAAAACCTGGAGGAGGCCTTTGCGCTGAATCAGAAGAAGAGCAGTGTCATAGGCGGAGGCATGATGTGGCTGAAGGTACAAAGCCGGGTGCGGATGACTCTGGTGGACTTATCCGGACTGGGGCTTGATGGGATTGAAGAAAGGGAAGACGAGTTTTCTATCGGTACCATGTGTACCCTGCGCCAGCTGGAAACCCATGAAGGACTGAACGCATGCTTTAACGGTGTTTTTAAAGAGTGCACCCGTTCGATTGTCGGAGTCCAGTTCCGCAACGGAGCGACCATAGGAGGAAGCGTGTTCGGCCGGTTTGGATTTTCTGATATCATTACCTGCCTTCTGGCCCTTGATACTTATGTGGAGCTGTACAAGGGAGGCCTGGTTCCTTTGGAAGAATTTTGCCGGATGAAGAGTGACAGGGATATCCTGGTCCGCATCCATATAAAAAAGGATGGAAGAAAAGCAGCCTATACTTCCCAGCGCATATCAAAGACAGATTTTCCTGTGATTGCCTGCTGTGTGGCCAGAAAGGCTGGAAAGCTCTATGTCTCGGTCGGAGCAAGGCCGGCAAAGGCGGAGCTGGTCGTGCTTGATGACAGCCAGGATTGTCTTAAGGAAGAACTTGTGAAAATAGCATCAGAAGGCTTTACCTACGGCACCAACATGAGGGGAAGCGGGGCTTATCGGAAGCATTTGGCTGAAATATATATAAAAAGGCTTTTAGAAGCGCTGGATCAGGAGGAACGGTAA